The following DNA comes from Seriola aureovittata isolate HTS-2021-v1 ecotype China chromosome 15, ASM2101889v1, whole genome shotgun sequence.
GAATACATGggcctgcacacagacacacacacacacacacacacacacacacacacacacacacacagatcctgGTCCCTTCCCCTCACTGAGGCAGCCTCAGTGGCTCCGAGGAGAAGCCCTGGCACAGCGGAGGCCCACTAATGAAAGCCAGCACTATTTCTCTTGTTGGGACTTTACATTCTGATTCATTGAGCTCTTGACCACTGAAGACCCCCTGCTCTTAACTCTCTGTCTCCAGAGTCCTGCATTCGTAATGCTTGTCCATCTGTTGTCATGGCAGCCTACATGAATGTGTACAGCAGTGTATTTTTAGCCTGTGTTTAATCTGCACGCTGACCTTGTTTGGTCACCTCCCTATCTTGCCACCATGTTGGTTTTAACCTGCCGTCGATGAGTGTGAGCGCAGGAGCAGATTAGAGGCCACAACCTGGACAGGAGCAGCAGGTTCAGATGATCTAACACACTGACCCAGTGAACATCAGTCAGCCCATCTGATATTGTTATCACAGGGCATCCCcttaaatgtcatttaacaaTAGAACACAATTAGGTTCTGCTAATGATTGATAGACacatgaatggatgaatgaagctgcctgtctcctcctccccagGTGAATGTCTTAGCCTTGTCTATCTGCACCCGTGAGGCGTACAAATCAATGAAGGAAAGGAATGTGGACGACGGCCACATCATCAACATTAACAGGTAAGACATGAAGACAGTTTCAGAGTGAATGTATAGATTAATCTGGAAATACCTCAGCCAGTTTGTTCAAGTGATGTTAATCCAGCAGGCGTTAACTAAAGCCAATCCTCAGCCCCACCTGTCCCCTGCTGCACATGCAACAAACTGATAGTGACCTTTTCCACTGGCATCATGTGGGATTAATAATAAATCTGTTGCTGAATTTCCTGGATCTGTtcattgatttaaatatttatttttggacaAATAAACTTCCTGCTGTATAAATGAGACACTAGaagctttaaaaataacatGACAAGTAAATCAGAGGCTTCATTTGGACTTGAATCACAGTTCAGATAGAAAGTGCAGTTTCtatctcatctcctcctcttcctcctcctcctcctcctcctcctccttctgcagTATGGGGGGGCACCGAATGGTGCCAAGTGCTGATGAGCATTTCTACTGTGCCACTAAATACGCGgtgactgctctgactgagGGGATACGACAAGAACTCCGAGAAGCAAATACCCACATCAGAGCCACGGTCAGTCGAGTGTGCAGGTTCTTTGGCCTGTTTATTGGTAACACACTGGATCACATACATGAATCTATACAGTAGGCCTTTACTGTAAATAagagacagtgtgtttgtgtctgtgcatgcacGTGACAACAGTAAACAGTACATTCGTCAtgcttctccctcctctgcagtGTATATCTCCTGGAATAGTGGAGACTGAGTTTGCCTTCCGGCACCACAACAGTGATCCAGagaaagcagctgcagtgtATGAGAGTATGAAAGTAAGAGCGAACAGACGTGTTTCACAACGTGAAAACAaccctgtgctgctgcttcactAATATCATGTCTCCACGTTTCAGTGTTTGAAAGCAGAAGACATAGCCAGTGCAGTCACATTTGTCCTCAGTGCCCCTCCTCATGTCCAGGtatctccttcctcctctctcttgctctcacaCCATCACGTGTGGTTTGGTTTCTATATTGATCTGATTATTGATCTCCCGTGTTCTTGTCGTCAGATCGGAGACGTGCAGATGAGGCCAGTAGAGCAAGTGTCATAGCAGTGAACAGGAAGCTGCGGGAGGAGCAGACAGCAGCCATGGTGACTCCTTAGCGACCTCTGCTGGgcaagggaggggggagggggataAAACAAATCAACTACAGCTGTTTTGGATCTGCAGGGATGTGGTCGAGGAGGGCTGGAGCCTTAAGGAGGCTGTGCGAGGAAATGAAGGGTGTGGACTTAGGAAACCACTACGAAAATACTACTGAATGAAGCAACCTGGTATTTGTGAATTATTGGGTCCAGTCCTGAGCGGGCCGACTCCAGACTACAGTAGGAGCAAATAACAAAGGAGAGAGTTGCTGCTGTGCTATGTGGTCATCTGCACGACCATCACTTCAGAGGGAAGAGTATGCCATTGATtgcacatgtttttctgttttgtttttgtaggtCATATGACATATcttttttgaaattaaatgGAAAGAGTAAttgctgtttatattttttttatataaatattttaactttGGATCATAGGTAGATGTGGTCTCATACTCGCTAACCGTAGACAAAACTGTCTCATACTCACTGTAACTAACCATCGACAGTCTGTCCATCCTGCCACCTGTACTCACCAGATGttttcacaaacacatccaGTTACCTTTGTTTGGATCTGTCCAGTTCTCAGCCCCGTATAAGGAATCAGGAAAAGTATAAAAGAGAGATGCCACTGTCTGACAAGCACATGGGTTTCTATAATCCACCTTTTTGCCTGTGTAATTTCAGTTCTTCTGCACTTTTGATTCATTTCTGGGGAGTTATAAGACGGAAACACTGGCAACTCATGTAGGCGAGGAAACTAACTCAGTGCACATGTGTAAACTAGAAGTGTGTACCTTTCAGTGGAGATTTctcattaaattaataaataaaaaccattgCCCAAAAGtgagttgttgtgtgttgtgttcactaGACATGCCGTAAACTTCAACTCGTCACTGCAGAGATGAGACAAGCTGTGGACTTGGTGACATGTCTTTATTACACCTGACATGACATCACATGAGAGTGGCATGACCCATGTACTCATCTGTTTACCATCAGCGTGTATCATTTTCATCAGCAGTGCCCTGTTGCATTTGACCTAATAAATGAGTCAGCCATGTTGAATTGAGCCAAAGtgctttatgttttttaagGGAAGTGGTTCAGGACAAAATTCAGCTGTATGATCTGTGAATATTAAATACTGGGCCTTTGTTAATTTACTAGCTAAGATGTAAGTGTTACATTTAAGTACAGTATATGAGCACAGATTTGTCGACGCTCAGACTGCAGCAGCGTACAGTACATGGCCAAA
Coding sequences within:
- the dhrs11a gene encoding dehydrogenase/reductase SDR family member 11a; this encodes MERWKGRVALVTGASVGIGAATARALVQQGMRVVGCARNVDKIEKLAAECQSAGYSGTLIPYKCDLSNEEEILSMFSAIKTLHKGVDVCINNAGLAHNEPLLSGKTEGWRNMIDVNVLALSICTREAYKSMKERNVDDGHIININSMGGHRMVPSADEHFYCATKYAVTALTEGIRQELREANTHIRATCISPGIVETEFAFRHHNSDPEKAAAVYESMKCLKAEDIASAVTFVLSAPPHVQIGDVQMRPVEQVS